The genomic stretch GCCGGTGATCGCGGCGATGAACGGCCAGGTGAACGTGGACTACTCGGTGATCGCGGCCTCCGGCTTCCTGGGCGCGCTGCCCGCGGTGCTCCTCGTGCTGATCTTCCAGAAATACATGGTGCAGGGCCTCACCGCCGGCTCGGTCAAGGGCTGATCTCGGGCGCGAGACGTCGCGGTCGAGGTGGAGGCAGCGTCCGCCGGGACAGGCTTCGTCCGGGAAACGAGTGACGGGAGTAGGCGACCAGCTCCTCGACGAAGCGCGCCGCGTGTGGCGCGTGGAAGCGCCGCGGATCCCACGCGATGGTGGCCCACACCCCGATCGTGATTCCCCGGTGGACGAGGGGCACTGCCCGGAGGCCGGCGCGCGGGATGCGCGTGTTGGACGGCACGATCGCGGTGCCGTAGCCGGCCCGGGCCAGGGCGACCAGGGTGTCCGGCGCCCCGCTCTCGAGCAGGACGTGCGGACGGACGTGCGCGACCTGGCAGGCGGCGTCGAACCACTGGCGGGATCCGAACTCCCGCCGAGTCAGTAGCAGGCGCTCGTCGCTGAGCTCGCCGATCTCCAGCTTCGCGCGGCGGCCCAGCCGATGGGCTGCGGGCAGCACGGCCAGGACGTAGAGCGGGGCCAGCTCGCGGCAGTGGAAGCGCGCATCGCCGGCCGGGATCATGGCGAGGTTCATGTCGCCGCGCTCGAGGCGGTCGGGGAGGCGGGCGCCCCCGTCCTCCACGAGGTGCACGTCTACGGCCGGGTGCCGCCGGCGATAGCGGGGGAGGAAGCCCGCGAGCACCGTCTCGATCGCCTGCGGCGTGGCGCCCACTCGGAGCACGCCGGCTCGCCCGCCCCGGAGCGCGTGCGCGCGCTCGCCGAGCGACTCCGCCTCGGTGAGGAGGCGTCGGCTGCGGCGGAGCAGATCCTCGCCCTCCGGGGTCAGCTGGACGCGCCGGCCGATCCGGTCGAAGAGCGGGATCCCCAGATCGGCCTCCAGAGCGTGGATCTGGCGTGACAGGGCGGGCTGGCTGAGGTGCACTCGCGCGGCGGCCCGGGCAAATCCGCCGGTGTCGACGATCGCCACGAACGCGCGGAGCTGTCGCAGATCCATTATCGATGCGCCTGGCGCATCGATTGTACGACGAGAAATGCATTGGACTCATCGGAAGGCGGGCCTCTACGTTTCGGGCGTGAACGAGCACGGCATGTGGGCGGTGATCGGCTTGTACGGTGGGCGCGAGGAGAACACCTTCTACCGGCGCACCGACCTGGTCGGTTTCACCATGACCAGCGACGCACCCTTCGTGGGCATCACCCGC from Candidatus Methylomirabilota bacterium encodes the following:
- a CDS encoding LysR family transcriptional regulator, with product MDLRQLRAFVAIVDTGGFARAAARVHLSQPALSRQIHALEADLGIPLFDRIGRRVQLTPEGEDLLRRSRRLLTEAESLGERAHALRGGRAGVLRVGATPQAIETVLAGFLPRYRRRHPAVDVHLVEDGGARLPDRLERGDMNLAMIPAGDARFHCRELAPLYVLAVLPAAHRLGRRAKLEIGELSDERLLLTRREFGSRQWFDAACQVAHVRPHVLLESGAPDTLVALARAGYGTAIVPSNTRIPRAGLRAVPLVHRGITIGVWATIAWDPRRFHAPHAARFVEELVAYSRHSFPGRSLSRRTLPPPRPRRLAPEISP